CCTCGTTTCTTCATCAATGGCCTCCGCAGTTTTTTCGCTGAACTCCCGAGACAGCGCCCAGCCTGCAGCCGTGTCGGTATGCAAAAACATTGCTTTTGGTTCACTTCTGAAGGTAATAGGCCCAAGTCGCTCACTCATTCCATACTCAGTTATCATGCTTCTTGCAATCAACGTAGCCCTCTGCAAATCGTTCTGAGCACCTGTGGAAACATCTCCGAAAACCACCTCTTCAGCTACCCGTCCCCCGAGAAGCACACAGAGGCGGTCAAGAAGTTCCTGCTTGGTCATCAGGTAACGGTCTTCCGTGGGAAGCTGCTGAGTAAATCCCAGTACGCCTATACCACGGGGAATGATGGAAATCTTATTTACCGGATCAGCGTGTTCAACACTCATAGCGACCAGAGCATGCCCCGCCTCATGGTAGGCCACTATTTTCTTTTCTCTCGGATTTATGGCACGATTCTTTTTTTCAAGACCTCCGATTATTCGATCCAGTGCCTCCTGAAAATCCTTCATTTCCACGTATTCTGCATTACGGCGGGCTGCAAGAAGGGCCGCTTCATTCACAAGGTTGGCAAGATCGGCTCCCACAAACCCCGGAGTAAGGGCGGCGATTTTTCTCAAATCGACGTCGGGGCCGAGCTTCACGTTACGCACGTGAATCCTGAGAATTTCTTCCCGCCCTTTAATGTCCGGCTTATCGACTGCTATATGGCGATCAAAACGGCCGGGTCTTAAAAGAGCCGGATCAAGGATCTCCGGGCGGTTAGTTGCAGCCATGATGATTACGCCGGTCGTGGAATCAAACCCGTCCATTTCAACCAGTAACTGGTTCAGGGTTTGCTCACGTTCGTCGTGGCCGGCCATCGGGTTTATACCCCTGGCCTTTCCAAGTGCGTCAAGCTCATCAATAAAGATAATGCAGGGAGCATTCTGCTTTGCCTGGGCAAAAAGATCCCTGACTCTCGCCGCTCCAACCCCTACGAACATTTCCACGAAATCGGAACCGCTCATGCTGAAAAAAGGCACCCCTGCTTCACCGGCTACTGCTCTGGCCAGGAGAGTCTTTCCAGTCCCGGGAGGCCCAACCAACAGCACTCCTTTGGGAATCTTTGCTCCAAGCCGTTTAAATTTTTCCGGATTTCTAAGATATTCAACGATCTCCTGAAGCTCTCTTTTAGCTTCATCAATCCCGGCAACATCATCAAAGGTTACTCCGACATCTTTTTCCGCATAAATCTTTGCTCTGGCCTTTCCCAGGGATAAAACCCCATGAGGTCCCGCCCCCATACGCCTGAGAATGTAACCCCAGAAAAGAGCGAAAAGGGCAAGGGGAACAATCCAGGACAGGATCGTCATGAGAAGTTTGTTCTGTTTTTCCGCCGTGTATCTTACGTTATGCTTCTCGAGAAAGGCTACCAGGCCCGGATCATTAACCGCAACCGTCCGAAAATACATCTTTTCGTTAACCGGCTTGAGAAATTTACCCTTTATCGTATCCTCGCCGATGATCACGCTCTCTACGTTACCCTGCCGAACATAGGACTTGAAGTCAGAATAAGGCAGACTCAAGACATTTTGGCTGAAAAGAAGTGTCTCGTGAAGCCAGGAAAGTAACATCAAAACCAGGATAAAATACCATATTGAGAAATGCATCTTCCTGGCCGTGTCTTTCTTATCGTCGGGATGTGGAGAGGATCCACCACCGCCAAACCTGTCCTTCCATGAAGCCGGCTCAGGCATAACCTACCTCCTGTAATTTTTTTATTTGAACCCTTAACCCAAAATCGATTATTCTTCTCGCCGGGGCTTTAACATCCATCCGACCACCAGGGGAGAAAGATAAGATGGCACAAAGACAGAAGATCATGGTATGGGTGCTCCTCTTCTTATCGACTCTGTTACTTATAGGTTTGCCGATTAAATATGCCGCATCAGAAACAATCGGCAGGGCTCAAACAGCACTGGAACCTGCGGAGTATCAAGAGCCCATAGTTGCCGACCCCCTTGAACCTATAAACAGGTTTTTCTTTGAGTTCAACGATAAGATGTATTTCTGGCTGGTAAAACCGGTATGTACCGTCTACAAAACCTTTCTGCCCCCGGGGCTCCGTCAGGCCATAAAAAATGCCTTTGAAAATCTGCGGGCTCCTATTAGATTCGTAAACTGCATCTTGCAGAGGAAAGGTCAGGCCGCATCAACGGAGCTGAAGCGCTTTGTTGTTAATTCCACTTTGGGTTTAGGAGGGTTTTTCGATATTGCAAAAACCCATTTCAATATAGAAGCAGCCGACGAAGACTTCGGTCAAACCCTGGGAGTTTACGAGGTTTCTGAAGGTATCTACATAAACTGGCCCTTTCTCGGCCCATCAACGGTAAGGGATTCTGTAGGACTTGTTGTTGATTTTTTCCTGGATCCATTAACTTACATGCCCGTCGATTATTTGATCCAGGGAGGCATACGTGCCGGTTCGCACACCAACAACACATCACTGCGTCTTGGAGAATATGAAGACCTGAAGGAATCGGCAATAGATCCTTATGTTGCTTTGAAGGATGCCTACATACAGCATCGACGGGAACTTATCAGAAGATAAAAGGAGAAGGTACGTTCATGAGGGATCTGAAAGAACTCATATTCTCTATTGAGCCTGCAGATGCATCCTGGGAAGAAAAAGCCTGGAACAGGCTGAAATCCCAGATTCGACCGAGAGGATCCCTGGGGCTTCTCGAAAACATAGCAGCTCGTCTTGCGGCGATAAAACGAAGCCTTGATATAGAACTGAGCAAGAAACTTATCTTCACAATGGCAGGTGACCACGGAGTTGCCGAGGAAGGTGTAAGCGCCTATCCTCAGGAGGTGACATCTCAGATGGTCTTTGCCTTTATTCAGGGATGGGCATCCATAAACGTCCTTGCCCGGCATGGAGGAATTGATGTTCGCGTAGTGGACATGGGCGTTGCCTCGGACCTCCCTGAAGATTGGAACATAGTGAGAAAAAAAATCCGGTACGGGACGGCCAATTTTACAAAAGGACCGGCAATGACCCGGGAAGAAGCCGAAAAGGGCCTTCTGGCCGGGGCAGAACTCGTTGTGAAGGCCGTTAAGGAAGAAGGTTATCAACTTATAGGCACCGGTGATATGGGCATTGCCAACACAACGCCTTCTTCTGCAATTCTTGCGGTGTTCAGTGGCCGTCCGGTGGCAGAAATAACCGGAAGAGGCACGGGCATAGACGATCAAGCCTTTCAAAAGAAGGTTCAGGCAATCGAAAGGGCACTCAGTGTAAATAGCCCCAGCCCCGAAGATCCCATTGATGTACTCGCTAAAGTAGGCGGTTGCGAAATTGCAGGTCTTGCAGGAGCCGTACTGGGAGCGGCTGCATCAAAGGTTCCCGTGGTTTGCGACGGTTTTATCGCTACTGCGGGCGCCCTGATAGCAGTAAAACTCGCACCGGCCGCAAAAGATTATCTCTTTATTTCCCACAGAAGCGGCGAACCGGGTCATAAAGTTATGTCAGACATTCTGGAACTTCCGCCAATATTGGATCTGGGAATGAGGCTCGGAGAAGGAACAGGAGCAGCCCTTGCCATGCCAATCGTTGAAGCCGCGGCAAAAGTCCTCAAGGAAATAAAAACCTTTGAAGAAGCAGGAGTAACGGATACGGGGCATTAATTTTACATCCTGAACAATTTTTTTCTTGACCGAAACATACACCTTTCGATATAAGCAAACTCGTCCCTGCACGGTGGGCTACTCATTGTTAACCTCAATCATTTTCTGATCAGGCGGAAGCACCAGGAGGAGTTGCCGCATCCTTTCTCTGATCTCATTTCGATTTCCAGCAGGGAGTCATAGCATCTACCGGATGAGACAACCTTTCACGATAGACATGTCTGTATTTCACAGGAGGGGGTGATAAGTGTAAGTGCAGGTTAAGGCAAAAAAATCCCGATCAGTTTAGAGTAGATTGTCCGGAAAGTGCCAACCCTTTGTTCATCCCTGGAGGTCATTATGGCAGAGCAATTGCGTCCACGATGGGGTCAGCCCTTAACGGGAATAGTATCACTTCTTTGCTTTACTTTAATTGCATGGATTACCTGGTATATATTTAGCGATCCCAGAGGACCGGTCAAGGCATTTCCCTACCCCTTTGTTCTATATCTGGCTATGATGATCCTTGTAGGTCTATGGCAACACATGTTTTTTGGAGATTGGCCCTTTCATAATCTTCCTCAGCCCTGGCGAGGGATTGTGGAAACAATTGTTAACCTTATTCTTGTTTGGTTCGTTATTCATGTCGTCTTTTATAGAATTCTGGGACTGGGTTTTAATTTCCTGAGCCAAAGCAACCTCAACGCTCTTGCAGCGGCCGGAAAGGCAATCCTTCCCAACGGCCAGGCCTTAACGCTGGAAGCCATGAAACAGAAACATTTTGCCGAAAGTGCAGTAGTTTGCTTCGTCCTGATCGGTTTTTTCAGTTATCCCTTTGTAACCATTCTGTTTGGTAAGTGGCCCATTCGTCCGAGCAATCTTACCCAGCCTCAGGCGGGCTTTGCAGAACTTGGGTGGTGTTCACTTCTTACACTGTTTTTCTACACCGTTTTGATCGTCCCCTTCTGGGGATTGGTTTACGGAAAGCTTCTGGGCAATTCATTCGCTCTGAACTTTCCCTGGTGGGAAAATATAGCAGGCACAAATCACGTACACTGGGTTTTCGGCTGGTGGGAATGGATGATTATAGTGCTGTTTATGACCCCTAATGTGTGGCGAATGAAGCCGTGGAGCGTAATAAACCTGCCTCAACCATGGAAAGGACTCATATCCTTTATCTGTGTAGTGATACTCGGCTACATACTGGCTCTGATTTGCACCAAAATTGCCCCGGCCTGGCTACCTCACGAAACCATTGAACATCTCAAAGAAGCCAAGCCCAACGACGCCGAGTTAATCCGTTTCCTCTGGTATCATGCCGCCGAGATTGCGGGCTTTACTCTGATTCCTTTCCTGATCTGGCATCACTACTTCGATGATATGTGCCCCATGGCGGACAAGGACTCCTGGGGCGCTTTCTGGTTCCGCACGGTGGGTGTTATCGTTTTTGCCGCCATTAATTACGTTTTTTACTACTACCTGAACTGGGGACATTGGGGCCTTGGAAACCACCATATGACGGAACTTTCTCACCGTTTCCCGCACGGGGAATCACTGGTCTGGAATTTCTGGTGGATAATACCGCTTCTGTGGAACGAATGGTTCTTCCACAAATGGCCTTTTTACGTTCACGACCACAAACACTAAATAAGGAGGGAGTAAAACTATGAGCCTTGCCCAGTTTTATCGAGAGCTTATGACCATTAATTCCATGCCCGATGACGAAAAAAAAGCGGAGGCATCAAAAGAATTATTTGAAAGATTGAACAAAACTCCTCTTCCGGAATATTTCAACTGGGCAGAAGAA
The sequence above is drawn from the Thermodesulforhabdus norvegica genome and encodes:
- the ftsH gene encoding ATP-dependent zinc metalloprotease FtsH — its product is MPEPASWKDRFGGGGSSPHPDDKKDTARKMHFSIWYFILVLMLLSWLHETLLFSQNVLSLPYSDFKSYVRQGNVESVIIGEDTIKGKFLKPVNEKMYFRTVAVNDPGLVAFLEKHNVRYTAEKQNKLLMTILSWIVPLALFALFWGYILRRMGAGPHGVLSLGKARAKIYAEKDVGVTFDDVAGIDEAKRELQEIVEYLRNPEKFKRLGAKIPKGVLLVGPPGTGKTLLARAVAGEAGVPFFSMSGSDFVEMFVGVGAARVRDLFAQAKQNAPCIIFIDELDALGKARGINPMAGHDEREQTLNQLLVEMDGFDSTTGVIIMAATNRPEILDPALLRPGRFDRHIAVDKPDIKGREEILRIHVRNVKLGPDVDLRKIAALTPGFVGADLANLVNEAALLAARRNAEYVEMKDFQEALDRIIGGLEKKNRAINPREKKIVAYHEAGHALVAMSVEHADPVNKISIIPRGIGVLGFTQQLPTEDRYLMTKQELLDRLCVLLGGRVAEEVVFGDVSTGAQNDLQRATLIARSMITEYGMSERLGPITFRSEPKAMFLHTDTAAGWALSREFSEKTAEAIDEETREIVESAHRRVRNILEKNRAWLDRLAEELLEKEVLEGEDLERFVTEFKKHRSGDQNEGGE
- a CDS encoding MlaA family lipoprotein; translation: MAQRQKIMVWVLLFLSTLLLIGLPIKYAASETIGRAQTALEPAEYQEPIVADPLEPINRFFFEFNDKMYFWLVKPVCTVYKTFLPPGLRQAIKNAFENLRAPIRFVNCILQRKGQAASTELKRFVVNSTLGLGGFFDIAKTHFNIEAADEDFGQTLGVYEVSEGIYINWPFLGPSTVRDSVGLVVDFFLDPLTYMPVDYLIQGGIRAGSHTNNTSLRLGEYEDLKESAIDPYVALKDAYIQHRRELIRR
- the cobT gene encoding nicotinate-nucleotide--dimethylbenzimidazole phosphoribosyltransferase, producing the protein MRDLKELIFSIEPADASWEEKAWNRLKSQIRPRGSLGLLENIAARLAAIKRSLDIELSKKLIFTMAGDHGVAEEGVSAYPQEVTSQMVFAFIQGWASINVLARHGGIDVRVVDMGVASDLPEDWNIVRKKIRYGTANFTKGPAMTREEAEKGLLAGAELVVKAVKEEGYQLIGTGDMGIANTTPSSAILAVFSGRPVAEITGRGTGIDDQAFQKKVQAIERALSVNSPSPEDPIDVLAKVGGCEIAGLAGAVLGAAASKVPVVCDGFIATAGALIAVKLAPAAKDYLFISHRSGEPGHKVMSDILELPPILDLGMRLGEGTGAALAMPIVEAAAKVLKEIKTFEEAGVTDTGH